The sequence tatgttccctccgatcgcgatccagctgcagcctgtgctttttaatagccccactttggaagaaccgcacatggttctccatactgtttcagctgtcagacacagccccatgcctattctgccaatgaaagggaaggtctggcatcccaatcccgagctgtgggccctccacgtatggcccatcaacggtatccgggaacctctctgacaagttatgaacactatttcggaagctagagcccctgctatctggcagctctgcttgaagtggtcagtggttttctaaccaatgtgctacgcgaaacatcgacgcacactcatgcgaactggcggaaccgctcgctttctccaagagctaatggatgcgggtcgtcccccctccatactcggggtgtgtgtctccgccatagcagctagccacgctcctatcgcggcacattcactagggaaaagtgatcttattgtgtgttttcttaaaggggccaggagattcagcccgccttgcccctacctcggtccctacACAGTAAATTTGTCTGAGTAAAATTTACTCAAATTGAAGAAAATTTTACTCTATGCCAGATAACATTTGGTCCCTCTCTAAAAAGAGTATAAATTACTCTATTGATAGAGCTGTTTTTCCAGAGTTAATTATGCTCAATTTAGAGATAATATTTTACTCTTTCCTGTGAGATTTCACtctatttagtgttttttaaaaTCAACTCTCGTACTATTTTACTCAGTTCAGAGTTACCAGAAATGAACTCTGCTACTTTTTAACTCTGTTGAGAGGAACTTTAAATTTACTCTGCCACAATTTACTTCCCCTCAAGAGTAGTTTATCATcaattttgagtgaactataaAGAATAACTAACTCCATTTCGAGTTACATAATTCATGTTTtacccttatatatatatatatatatatatatatatatatatatatatatatatatatatatatatatatatatatatatatatatatatatatatatatatatatatatatatataaacttgcTTTTTAGTCTGAAAATAAAACCAATAAACTGTATAGTCATGCctcacaattttatttttcatgcacCTGTTAAACAATATTACATAAACACTTACTTCACTTATGATcgtaaaaaaattatgaaaacaacACTAAATTACAAAATCGAGCACCAGTTTAAACAACATTACACTGAATTCATTTGTGATCATAAAAATTtactaaaaaaagaataaaaacaacACTAAATTATAAAACCGAGCACCAGTttaaacattacactgaattcATGTGATCATAAAAATTtactaaaaaaagaataaaaacaacACTAAATTACAAAACCGAGCaccagtttaaaaaatatcctaGTGAATTCATTTGTGATCATAAAAAGTTtataaaaatactaaaataataatcattagTGATAGTGATAATGTAAGAGAGGagacaaaatattattacaagaaACAATATGGTACAATAAACAAATCAGAATCAGCACCATAAGACATTAGAATGTCAAACAACTTGTAGTGCAAAATATCCTGAATCTCCAAAATAGAAGGTGCTTCTGCAGTATGTGCAACTTTATAAGCATGGATATGTTCAGCTAAACAAAGCGTCTTCAGTGCAGTTGTTATCAGAAGTACCTGCTCATCTTTGATAACAATATTCTGGATTACATGAAATACAGGCATATCATTTTGAACTTGAACACAAACCGCTAACCCTAACCGATAAGTATTTCCACAGCGTTTGACCCATTTCACATTTAGGACTTTAGTCCACACAGGAACATTAAGCTTCTCAGCCATCTCAGCGCCAACTTCCATTTCATTCAAAGGGGCCATTTTTCCGGGACCTAATTTCATGTCATTTGGATCAAATGTTTGCCAAATGTAAGCCATTTGGCACTGGTGTTTCTTTGCTAAtgtttttgttatgtttttaaagcttttcaactgctttttaaaaaagttatgcTTTGCTTCGTAACGCATGCACCAACAATGTATCAGTGGTCCAATTTTCTGCATACAACTGGGGTAATGCACCATAAAATGATGCTTTGGCAACAAGTTCTTATCAGGAAACAAATGCTTAAACAAACTGTGGTGCTCTGCAATCAggtgtttcaaataaatggtgATCCCAGTGGATATAACTGAAGAAAACACTATATTGACTATCTGAAGcaataaaatgaacaaatacCAGTGCTGATCATTAGGACACACAAGATCTCCAAACATAATGGGTAGATAACGCAGTAAACACCAGCTCTGAGTGGCATTTAAGCCCAAGTCATTGGAACCATCTCTTAATGCTACACCAGGAGGTTTGTTGTTTTGTTCCATAAAGCCATAGTTGAAACTCTGGATTCTTCTGTGTACCTCTGCTGATGTGGTGTAATTTTCAATCAAGTGTTGAATGAGTAATTTCATCTCATATTGAGCAACCCCCTCTAAAATATCATGCATgatatcaacagaaaaatttGAGGTGGTGTGGAAATATTGCAAAGAATTTAAAAGGCATGACTTTTTTACACCCATTACATAAGGTAGACTGGGGTTACTCTGCATTCTCTGGCAGTATTCAGCATGAAGTTCTTTAGTTCGCACTGACATCTTTGGACTATCTTCAGTGAACTCTGTCTGAAAGTCTTCTTTCTCTAGTAGGCAAAAGCGACAACAGTACCTAGCACTAAACGATTCTACAAAACCAAATAAAGAATGGACACCAAGGTTGTCACCAGTAACTTGGACAATGGTTCCATAAACTGTGTGATCAAATAAAGGAATCTGAATTCCGCTGGTTTCAAGTGTTGAGATATCCTTGACAAGAGGCTCTAGAATTTTATCAAAACCATAAGTTTTGATATCTTGGGCATGAAATAAAGAGACTAAATGTATATTTAGTAAACTCGAGTTATATTTAGGGGAAATATTTCTTAAGGTAAAATAGATAGCTCCTAATTTATGGATTCCTCGTTTTGATCCAAGGGGGTTTGAGCATTCAAATTCATCAAAAAATAGCTGGATCTGAActgcatgtttttgttttgagaaGAGAGCATGATTGTTAAAGAATTCTCCATCGTGTATGTCATAaagaaaatttgttttttgttgagaGTCTCTCATCATCATATCTTTAATGTTAGGGTGCTTATAAATGGACTGTAATGTCTCAAGAATTGGTATATATGCAAACTTATCCTTGACAATGGTTTGAGCAAACGTTCCAGTGGTTCTGTTACGCCGTGTAGCGAATCTTGTTCCAAGAACATATTCAACAGGATCTATTTTTCCCCATTTGTCTGAAAAGTACTGCATTCTCTTGCTCTCACTGTTTAATGTCACAAAAGGATTTTGCATTTTTTCAAAACACTGATCAATTTGAGACTCAACAACACTTTTTAGAGGCTCCTCTAAAGAAAGGCTGTTTTTCACAGATTCTTGAGTTTGACTATGAATGTCTCCAATAACTTCTTCGAGAGAATTGACAAGATAGTTAATAGTTGTTTCTGCGACACCAGCGACTTTAAGTTCAGCTACTACTGTTGCACAACTGTTAACTATATTTGTTTTTAGGAGTACAGACTCACATGGTGAATTTTGGTTGGATAAAACACCAACATCCCCTAATGAAATGGAATTAGCAGTGGATGAGCTTTCACTATAATCGGCGCGTGAGCTGGCAATTGCACAACACTTACTGAGATGTTTTCGTAATCCAGAAAAACTATGGTAAACATGTGAACATCCTCTTTGTGCACATTTTAACTTTAGACCTTTTCCTGGACAAAGGCCATGAACTAACTTAAAGTGCCTTATAAGGGCATTGGCACTATCATGCCCCCTTTTACAAATGAAACAAATCATCTGCTCACTGGAGCATTCTAGCTCTTAACTCAGAAACTCTAGGATTCACCTTGGTGGTTTCGACATCTATGTCGTAGACAGTGGTTTGTAGAAAGCTATACACATTGGTCAGTTCCTGGCAGTATGAGGTGCCAAAGACAAAGTGAGCTTTGAAAAGCTCATCAACACAGGCCAGTGAATTAGAGGCCTTACAGGGTACAGCATGTTGGTCAATTACAATAAAACAAGACTGGACCCTACTTCTCTTTGGCCCAACAACAAGTAGATACGGCTGAAGACTCTCTCCAATGCTGTCCAAGTGCCCCTGGATACTAGTACCAGTCTGTGAAAGAGTAAAAACACATTAGTGCCAATGTGACTTAACAGTTGATGAATACAGATACAGTGATGTCTTCCACCAAAGTTTCTCTATTACATACTTCCAACAGATTGTTCCTACGTAGAAAATAATAGCACAAGAACAACAATTTGGAAGATATGGATCTATAAGTACATGTCTAAGAAATAACTAAGTTCAAGGtcataaaataacaacattatGAACTGGTGTCATTTAATCTGCTCCATCAGTAGCATCACCTTGATGAATTTCACAAGACAATCACATGCTTGTCTAGCTGAGATCTTTCCCGGTCTTTTGCGGCCTTGACTTGAGGGTGGCAAAAGGTGAACCAGCATCAGAACAGAAGACATGTCGCTGTCCCAACCTGAAGAgacaggggaaaaaaatatcttattctgACAGTTTACACATTTGCAAGTCTGTGTTGCATATGAATCATGAAGCATGTCTAATGGGTAAAGTTGTGACCACAATTGAAACTATAGATCTGAATAAACTTCCTCTTAAATAATTAAAGGAATAGCACAATGTAGTTACCTTCTTCAACTTCACTGGCTTCAGCATTTTGGGTGAGGTCTTGGAGCTCACTAGTCTGTGTGAGGCCACGACACTGTGCAATAACCTTTGGTTTCATGTTGGTTGACCACTTCTCCAACAACTTTGCAGAGGTCGCATCACCAAATAAAAGTCCAAAATCTTGATCAATCTGTACAAAATGCAAAAGATAATTAAAGTAGGTACCCCAGTAGCAACCAATAGCACTTGATTTCATATTGTATGTTTTCATGTTTAAAGAATTAAAGTCTCACATACCAAGCCTGGTATATCCAGGAATCGCGGGAAAATAGATAGAATATCCGATGATTCTTTAGGGTCATGCAGCATCTTCTGGCGATAGGCAAGTGTTAACCTCATCTTTTCCTTTACCACTGCCTCATCAGCTGTATGCTTCATCAGGGCAATTGCTTCTTGACATTGACGTTCATCGTTCAACCAGCTATCTTCTTTGTAGGGATCCCTGTCAGCAGTTGGTCCACCTGAAAGTGTTTAAGACAATATGAAAACCACATTTGTAGTTCCCTTTCTTTccaaagctcaacacattcatACCAAAACTATGAAACAACATGGAAAACATGCATATATCTCAGAGTGACATTTAAGTTTGCATTTAAAAAGAACAGTGATTATATTTTGTAGAGATGCTATGTAACACCATGTTGACCTCATTCACAATTTGGAACAAAAAATActtcaaaaaaagtcacaaaTGCTAAGATGAGTAAAATAAGCAAGTTTtatgttaataataaaaaaaaggttaatCAAGCCTTGCAgccaagctaaaaaaaaatcactaactAAACATCAAATATTGCACCTGTTTGTGGTTGCCGTGGGCGTTTCATCCGTCCCTCTGATGCTTCTTTCTGCAGAGTTTTTATTCTCCACGACAAATATCCACTTCCATCTTCTGCATTGTAATAATGCTCCTAAGACCAGAACAATACATAGACCTGGTACTTATACATTATAAGACTAAGGAAATAATGCCACATCAATTATAATGCAGATAATCTTTACAAAACACTTGAGAGAACAGCTACTTACATAACCAAGCTTGCTTCTGGGGTCAGCCAAGTATGGGAATAGGGAGATGATTCCCTTTGCATATTCTTCCTTCAAACGTCGGGAAGGGCTTGTtctacacacacaaactaatTACAACCCATAACATCCTAAATATCATTTACAAACTACTGTATTAACAACCTACCCATGTTCACTTGTCAAATGGGCTACTAAGATTTTCACCATGTCACGTCTTTTGCAATCTGACAGACTTTTAGTGCGAGCGTATTCGTTTATGACCTTCTCGCCTCCAGGGCTGCTCTTTAGGATATCTTCAATCAACTGGAGGGGAGAAATTATGTAATATTTAGCAGAAATTAGAAATTAAACACTGACAAGTATATATATAGCTTCAAATATCTTTACTATTTAAGTCATTCTGTATAGATGTAATTCAGAGGCAAGACTGGTAATCCTTACTTGGGCAAGGCGACGTTCCTCAGTTTGATTTTTTTCAAGAGGACTTCTAATCAACATTGATGTGTCATCAGACTCGGATGTGGCCTCAGTATCGCCTAAGTATGAGCTTGAGCTTAAAGAATCTTAAATATAAATCATATGAATGGTCTTATTATCTGTTCAAGCTACTTTGATAGCATGGTACACAGCTATTGAGAATTAGTCCAATAGACACATTAGCCTATGCAAATTGGTGAACATTGCTGAGAATAAACAATACTTGACAAGCATGTCAAACAATTTACCATTAAGACTTGCTGTGCCTGGGATCACAATTTCAAGGACACCAAGGTCTGGTCGTGTCAGCAGATATTCGAATGCTTCCTCATCAACTTCTGTATTAGATTCATCAAAGACTTTAACATCCATTGTAGGAAGATCAAATTTCTTGGAAACTGAAGGAAGACAAACCATTGGCAAATTAACAAAGGCCAGCAATGCCAAAGGAACTAAAACAGTTAAATGTACAATAATACACTTATTATATTactattaaaagaaaaattcaGAGGAAAAAGTATCAATGATATTAACAATATTAAAGTTTGTTATCTCTTACCACATTCCAAAAACGACTGAAATGTAAAAGCTGttggagaaaaaatatatttctttctaTCTTTGAACTTCACTCTGACAACGTTGTTGGTTTGCATCCTAAAGGAACCAAAAAGACAAAGTTAAACATAcaagtgcattataaattaaatctattattattattaaggtgATAACACTCACGTATTACTCCATCGAATGGAATTATTATTCAAACCTTTACAGAAATCTCAAATTCTAACAATAAGTTCAGTAATTACTATAAGGAGTAatcatgtttttaaattaagaaTACTGAGCCAAATAATTAGTGATGCCTTGTTTAGTATTTGTTTATACTCAAGCCATTACTAGTGGGTTACTATTGCcttattatacattattttttcatgttaatgTAATGCTAATTTACTAGAATGTTAATAATGCGTTACTCGTTTGTTCCTGCGCAGAACATAAATGACGTGTGACGGTGGCAGCTTTGACACCATTGAAACTTGCTAGCTGCCTATTAATTTCGTCCATTAAACTACTGTGACGAACGCTGAAGTCGTGCACCACATGTATTTGACTCTGTATAGAGTTAACTTTAGGATTGCTGGGGGCCATTTTGCGCGATTCGCGGTAGTCTAGGGCTGTGCTCGGTGAACATGACAACTGCACCACCGCGGTGGCTAAGTAGCACGGAGGTGGTCGgccaaacaatttttttttttttggtatgcGAATGCTGTTTAACGTTAATACTATTACACGAGTGAagaacaacattttatttacaaaataaatgttaccTCGCAACCATGGAAACATAACATTCATGCCGAACGAGATAACGTTACTTCATTTAGCGTTAACGTTAAGTCTCTAAAGATTtggtaaaataaataagagattCCATGTCCATTAGAATAAAACGGAGTAAGCCTATTGTTAAATTCGTGGAAAATCGGGTGACCATGGAGATCGCAAAACGCAAAGCTTTATGGCCCACCTCACAATGTCTAACTTTACCTCTCTCGTTCGGCATGAATGTTTCCATGGCTGCGAGGTAACATTTAATTGCTAACCTATTAacgttatttattttgtaaataaagcgGTGTGCTTCACTCGAGTCATATCCATGTTAAACAGCATTTacatacaaaaaatgttttttggccGACCACCGCTGGTGCGATCTTCTCGcggtggtaaaaaaataaataaaaatgccgCCGTCACAGCCCTAGACGGAACAGTATAAAGGGTTACAGAACAGGAATTAATGCACTAATGTTACACAACAAGAATTATCTTTGTTCACTAGCGTGTATAATTTGTAATGAGTGtctaacagttattttaaggcATGTGGGCCATGCTCATCCATTGCCCCCACCAATCCTAACGTTAATTTATGTTAACTCTATACAGAGTCAAATACATGTGGTGCACGACTTCAGCGTTCGTCACAATATTTTAATGGACGAAATTTAATAGGCAGCTAGCAAGTTTCAATGGCGTCAAtttatgtttgtgtaacaatAATCTATATGTTAGTTATTAGTTTTTAACGATAACTAAATTCTATCTTGAGACCAGCTTAAAACGTGATCGCTAAACACTAGGTTTGGCTGCTTAAGGCTGGTAAGCTAAACATTTAGGTGAAACGTTACCTTGTGATTAACGTTAAGTTAACGTTAGTGATGTTCGTGTTCCCAAGTTAACGTTAGCTAGCACAACTTCGGTCGAGCCCTAAACAACTTCGCATCATCATTAACATGAGAAAGTTATCTCTGTAATTCAACTTGACAAAATGATCTAAGCACAAAACAGAGGCGAATATTATGAAAATGAATACTAAGACTTTAAAACTTTACTTACTTTGATATTCAGCAGAAGCGCGTCTTCTCCCGCAGCAGCGATGTCCGTGACAGATTGTAATGGCGGTCGGACAACGCAACGTTCAACCTTCAACGAAACTTTTGGGGAGGAGTCACTGTTACTCTGTAATTTAGCTCCCACTCTACTGGCACATTTTACTCTGTACACtcaaaacagagcaaaaactACTATTTTTGAGGAAAAAATTAATAACTCCGGAAAAACTACTCCACCATTTTTCCTGtgtatttgggacctcgccatggttttggaggccgtgaagggttccccctcctaaccacttcagaacacgagcttgaagcacatatcactcaaaaccgtttttctgctggctgtggcctcggttaaccgagtgggtggcttacctgcactctccgtgagcccttcctgtcttgagtttgggtccagcaacttcaaggttgtgctcaaaccgaggcatggttttatgctgaaagtgctatcaaccccttcagtatgcagctctttgcactgcttaacccgcgtctcagagagaataagacgcaaacatattctgcccagtcagagcattgagattgtatctagagcgctctgcccccttcaggcagtcggatcagctcttcattgcttcggtggccgcactaaagtttgtgctgtcatgaaacagtctctcacactggatagtggatgcagtcccactagcatataggtccaggacctaacctgtcctacaggcatttaagcccactcctctagaggcatggcctcatcttgggcttggtcgtgtgacatttctttggaagatatctgtgcggcggcaggctgggcctctccgtccacttttatcagattctacaagttggaggttccagctctacaagcagggcttctctccatctaggctctatcttgaccctggcaaacagattgccttacattttggcctgtacacattagtccttaagcactattcattcatcataagatccgactatgtccgatcagctgttcaaacgaaccgactcttccggttcttcattccccttataagccgcctctgtcggtgtctcgggggtttataacatgtgctttgggtatactgggtcagtcagcacacacggcgctttacattgtgttcccatacgtaatacgaggaacctctctcgaaagggaacgtactcggttactttcg is a genomic window of Pseudorasbora parva isolate DD20220531a chromosome 12, ASM2467924v1, whole genome shotgun sequence containing:
- the LOC137093582 gene encoding uncharacterized protein; its protein translation is MLIRSPLEKNQTEERRLAQLIEDILKSSPGGEKVINEYARTKSLSDCKRRDMVKILVAHLTSEHGTSPSRRLKEEYAKGIISLFPYLADPRSKLGYEHYYNAEDGSGYLSWRIKTLQKEASEGRMKRPRQPQTGGPTADRDPYKEDSWLNDERQCQEAIALMKHTADEAVVKEKMRLTLAYRQKMLHDPKESSDILSIFPRFLDIPGLIDQDFGLLFGDATSAKLLEKWSTNMKPKVIAQCRGLTQTSELQDLTQNAEASEVEEGWDSDMSSVLMLVHLLPPSSQGRKRPGKISARQACDCLVKFIKTGTSIQGHLDSIGESLQPYLLVVGPKRSRVQSCFIVIDQHAVPCKASNSLACVDELFKAHFVFGTSYCQELTNVYSFLQTTVYDIDVETTKVNPRVSELRARMLQ